A single Pedobacter sp. PACM 27299 DNA region contains:
- the gluP gene encoding glucose/galactose MFS transporter — protein sequence MGFKNGIIIGLLILAFGSLIFIPAADSRSFGLFLTGIFIQGAALSLLQTASNPYISIIGPIESAAKRMSIMGLCNKFAGVIVPIVMGTIFLKNASAIESKIADIATTAAERELLLQEVLGRVHTPYIVLAIVFTLFAIFIKYSNLPEVDVDKEDEVIDGEVKVTKTSIFQFPHLFLGAFCIFVYVAAEVMAGDIIGVYGKSLGISADITKYFTTLTLASMLVGYVVGIIVIPKYITQQFALKICAILGVIFVGAAYLTHGYTSVIFVGLLGLANSLMWPAIFPLGIKGLGKFTKTGSAIMVMGIAGGAVWPLIYGYLKDYLHMDFQLAFFVSVLPCYLYIWYFAVAGHKVRTKG from the coding sequence TTGGGATTTAAAAACGGAATTATTATAGGCTTACTGATTTTGGCGTTCGGATCTTTAATTTTTATCCCTGCGGCAGACAGCAGGAGTTTTGGTTTGTTCTTAACAGGTATCTTCATCCAGGGAGCAGCCCTTTCACTATTGCAAACCGCTTCTAATCCTTACATCAGCATCATTGGCCCAATAGAAAGTGCAGCAAAACGCATGAGTATCATGGGACTATGCAATAAATTTGCCGGTGTGATTGTGCCAATTGTAATGGGTACTATTTTCCTGAAAAATGCAAGTGCAATTGAAAGTAAAATCGCTGACATTGCCACTACAGCTGCAGAACGTGAACTATTATTACAAGAAGTTTTAGGACGTGTTCATACACCTTATATTGTATTGGCGATTGTGTTCACACTTTTTGCCATATTTATTAAATATTCAAACCTGCCGGAAGTTGACGTAGATAAAGAAGATGAAGTAATTGATGGAGAAGTTAAAGTTACAAAAACTTCCATCTTCCAATTCCCGCACCTTTTCCTTGGTGCATTCTGTATTTTCGTTTATGTAGCGGCAGAAGTAATGGCGGGCGATATCATCGGCGTATATGGAAAATCATTAGGCATTAGTGCCGATATTACCAAATACTTTACCACCCTTACTTTAGCGAGTATGCTGGTTGGTTATGTGGTTGGTATTATTGTGATCCCTAAATACATTACCCAGCAGTTTGCCTTAAAAATCTGTGCGATTTTAGGGGTGATTTTTGTAGGTGCAGCATATTTAACGCATGGTTATACTTCCGTGATTTTCGTAGGTTTATTAGGACTGGCGAATTCATTAATGTGGCCAGCAATCTTCCCTCTAGGCATCAAAGGACTTGGTAAATTCACTAAAACAGGATCAGCGATTATGGTGATGGGTATTGCAGGTGGTGCGGTTTGGCCATTGATTTACGGTTACCTGAAAGACTATTTACACATGGACTTCCAATTGGCATTCTTTGTAAGTGTGCTGCCTTGTTACTTATACATCTGGTATTTTGCTGTAGCCGGACATAAAGTTCGTACTAAAGGATAA
- a CDS encoding DUF58 domain-containing protein, giving the protein MQYPIDEQGISFHGNLELLAKQVVEGFITGLHKSPFHGFSVEFAEHRLYNVGDSVKNIDWKLFAKTDKLFIKRFEEETNLRCQFIVDVSSSMHFPSREYNKLNFSVQATAALIYLLKRQRDAFGLSLFSDHLLLNTLAKSTTVHQKYLFSQLEQVLNKSEMNLQTNVAQALHQLAELIHKRSLVVIFSDMLNSDQGEEQLETLFSALQHLKFNKHEVVIFNVTDKSREVDFEFENRPYEFIDMETGATIKAHAANLKMEYLSRMSKYRQAIQLKCSQYKIDMIDADIAAGFQPILEAYLIKRQKMS; this is encoded by the coding sequence ATGCAGTATCCAATCGATGAGCAAGGCATCTCTTTTCATGGCAATCTTGAATTATTAGCCAAACAAGTTGTTGAAGGCTTTATCACCGGCCTTCACAAAAGCCCTTTTCACGGTTTTTCTGTGGAATTTGCGGAACACCGACTGTATAATGTAGGAGATAGTGTAAAAAATATCGACTGGAAGCTTTTCGCTAAAACAGATAAACTCTTCATTAAACGCTTCGAAGAAGAAACCAATCTCCGTTGTCAGTTTATAGTGGATGTTTCATCCTCCATGCATTTCCCTTCCAGAGAATATAATAAACTTAACTTTTCTGTACAGGCGACTGCTGCCTTGATCTATTTGTTGAAAAGACAAAGGGATGCTTTCGGACTCAGCTTGTTTTCCGATCATTTATTACTGAATACCCTTGCTAAATCAACCACTGTCCATCAGAAATACCTATTCAGTCAGCTCGAGCAAGTTTTAAATAAATCGGAAATGAACCTGCAAACCAATGTGGCACAAGCCTTACATCAGCTTGCAGAACTAATTCATAAGCGTTCATTGGTTGTGATTTTTAGTGATATGCTGAACAGTGACCAAGGTGAAGAGCAGCTGGAAACGTTGTTTTCGGCGCTTCAACACTTAAAATTCAACAAACATGAAGTAGTGATCTTTAATGTGACAGATAAATCCAGAGAAGTAGATTTCGAATTTGAAAACCGGCCTTACGAGTTTATAGATATGGAAACGGGTGCGACCATTAAGGCGCATGCTGCAAATTTGAAAATGGAATACCTCAGCAGGATGAGTAAATATAGACAGGCCATCCAGCTGAAATGCAGCCAATATAAAATCGATATGATCGATGCCGATATTGCAGCTGGATTTCAACCTATATTGGAGGCCTATCTGATCAAAAGACAAAAAATGAGTTAA
- a CDS encoding transketolase — MKHTINELEDIASQVRRDIVRMVHGCQSGHPGGSLGCADFMTALYFDVMNHTTDFKMDGIGEDIFFLSNGHISPVFYSALARSGYFEVSELATFRKLNSRLQGHPTTHEHLPGIRIASGSLGQGMSVAIGAAQAKKLNKDHSTVYVLLGDGELQEGQNWEAIMYAPFNKVDNLIASIDYNGQQIDGPTEKVLSLESLQAKFEAFGWHVITSNGNDMADIVKALHYAKSLTGKGKPILNLMSTIMGNGVDFMMGSHKWHGIAPNDEQLAAALAQLPSTLKDY, encoded by the coding sequence ATGAAACATACAATCAATGAATTAGAAGATATCGCTTCTCAAGTAAGAAGAGATATTGTTAGAATGGTGCACGGTTGCCAATCAGGCCACCCCGGAGGATCATTAGGATGTGCAGACTTTATGACTGCATTGTATTTTGATGTGATGAACCACACTACTGATTTTAAAATGGATGGAATAGGAGAAGATATATTTTTCCTTTCTAACGGACATATTTCACCGGTTTTCTATAGTGCGCTGGCTAGATCAGGCTATTTTGAAGTTAGTGAGCTGGCTACATTCAGAAAATTAAATTCAAGATTACAGGGACATCCAACTACACATGAGCACCTTCCAGGTATCAGAATTGCTTCCGGATCTTTAGGTCAGGGCATGTCTGTAGCGATTGGGGCTGCACAAGCGAAGAAATTAAACAAAGACCATTCCACAGTTTATGTGTTATTAGGAGATGGAGAATTACAGGAAGGCCAAAATTGGGAAGCCATCATGTATGCACCATTCAATAAGGTTGACAATTTGATTGCTTCTATTGATTATAATGGACAGCAGATTGATGGTCCTACTGAAAAAGTACTTTCTTTAGAGAGTTTACAGGCTAAATTCGAAGCTTTCGGATGGCATGTAATCACCTCTAATGGTAACGATATGGCTGATATTGTGAAAGCTTTACACTATGCTAAATCTTTAACTGGTAAAGGCAAACCTATTTTAAACTTAATGAGTACTATCATGGGTAATGGTGTAGATTTCATGATGGGATCACACAAATGGCATGGTATTGCTCCAAATGACGAGCAATTAGCCGCAGCATTGGCACAATTACCTTCTACCCTAAAAGACTATTAA
- the trxA gene encoding thioredoxin yields MALEITDANFEEVVLKSDKPVLVDFWAEWCGPCRMVGPVVDEISKEYEGKAIVGKVNVDNNPQISTQFGIRNIPALLFFKNGEVVDKQVGAVPKSVLAQKLDAQL; encoded by the coding sequence ATGGCTTTGGAAATTACAGATGCAAACTTCGAGGAAGTTGTATTAAAATCAGATAAACCCGTTTTGGTTGATTTTTGGGCAGAGTGGTGTGGTCCATGTCGCATGGTAGGACCAGTAGTAGACGAGATCTCAAAAGAATACGAAGGAAAAGCGATCGTAGGTAAAGTAAATGTGGACAACAACCCTCAAATCTCTACTCAGTTCGGTATCCGCAACATTCCAGCGTTATTGTTCTTCAAAAATGGTGAAGTTGTAGATAAACAAGTTGGTGCTGTTCCAAAATCAGTATTGGCACAAAAATTAGATGCACAGTTGTAA
- a CDS encoding response regulator → MAISTFRRGEDSVRGLRTIYLLVSFIVLCMVLSYWIVLSANNQQVRIWFSIASGIAVLIACYGLIQQFKSVLKSKLQMPATGQLHQALAQKDKELNGMGLELIKEQEIREASEKAKQIFLVNISHEIRTPMNGIMGFAQLLEESLVDEDHHQSLQMIIKSADQLMAILNDILDFSRLESGDINFQNLPFTLKDTVHSIYRMMEHSAKCKNLNFSYEIPDTLPEVLSGDALRLGQILLNLTSNAIKFTEKGEVKISLRAVYEEEDTISIGFQLHDTGIGIPMNKQQKVFDFFEQVTNDTSRRYAGTGLGLSIVKRLVELQGGAVAMDSVVGRGSDFYFTMNFEKVSEELKTQTINNRRSRLHQPILQNGKGIKVLIVEDNPINQLLVTKVLENQGYEITLAGNGRIALEAYEKQSFDIILMDLQMPELDGYETTRIIRKMAGDKGEIPIVAMTAHTIKGELEKCVSIGMNDYISKPFYAAELYQKIEIIIEKARSRVVSDQKSQI, encoded by the coding sequence ATGGCAATTTCTACCTTTAGAAGGGGGGAGGATAGTGTTCGTGGTTTAAGAACAATATATCTTTTAGTGTCCTTTATCGTGCTTTGTATGGTACTCAGTTACTGGATAGTTCTCTCTGCGAACAACCAGCAAGTCCGTATCTGGTTTTCGATCGCCTCTGGCATTGCAGTCCTAATCGCCTGTTATGGCCTGATCCAGCAGTTTAAAAGCGTACTCAAAAGCAAACTGCAAATGCCAGCAACAGGGCAGCTTCATCAGGCATTAGCTCAAAAAGACAAGGAATTAAATGGAATGGGCCTGGAACTGATTAAAGAACAGGAAATCAGGGAAGCTTCTGAAAAAGCAAAACAAATATTTCTGGTCAATATTAGCCACGAAATCCGTACTCCTATGAATGGAATTATGGGCTTCGCACAGTTATTAGAGGAATCTCTAGTGGACGAAGATCACCATCAATCTCTTCAGATGATCATCAAATCGGCCGATCAGCTTATGGCCATCCTCAATGACATCCTTGACTTTTCCAGATTGGAATCCGGAGACATCAATTTTCAAAACCTTCCATTCACATTAAAAGACACCGTACATTCTATCTATAGAATGATGGAACATAGTGCAAAATGTAAAAACCTGAACTTTAGCTACGAGATTCCTGATACCTTGCCGGAAGTCCTGAGCGGTGATGCCCTTCGTCTGGGACAAATCCTATTAAACCTCACTTCAAATGCCATCAAATTCACGGAAAAAGGTGAAGTGAAAATCTCTTTAAGAGCAGTATATGAGGAAGAAGATACCATCTCTATTGGATTCCAGCTGCACGATACTGGAATAGGGATCCCAATGAATAAACAGCAGAAAGTGTTTGATTTCTTTGAACAGGTAACCAATGATACCTCCAGAAGATATGCAGGAACAGGACTTGGACTGAGTATTGTAAAACGCTTGGTGGAGTTACAGGGTGGGGCTGTGGCGATGGATAGCGTAGTTGGCCGTGGCTCAGATTTCTACTTTACCATGAATTTCGAGAAAGTATCGGAAGAACTCAAAACACAAACCATAAATAACCGAAGATCCAGACTTCATCAGCCCATCCTTCAGAATGGGAAAGGTATTAAAGTATTGATTGTGGAGGACAATCCGATCAATCAGTTACTGGTTACTAAAGTACTCGAAAATCAGGGCTATGAAATTACCCTGGCTGGCAATGGCCGCATCGCATTGGAAGCTTATGAAAAGCAATCATTTGATATTATCCTGATGGATTTGCAGATGCCGGAACTGGACGGTTATGAAACTACGCGAATCATTAGAAAGATGGCCGGTGATAAAGGCGAGATCCCTATAGTGGCCATGACAGCCCATACCATCAAAGGTGAGCTGGAAAAATGTGTTAGTATCGGAATGAATGATTACATTTCCAAGCCTTTTTATGCTGCAGAATTGTATCAAAAGATAGAAATCATCATAGAAAAAGCCAGATCCAGGGTCGTTTCCGATCAGAAATCCCAAATCTGA
- a CDS encoding transketolase family protein, which yields MKKYTYTEKKDTRSGFGAGLLEAGQKNPEVVALCADLVGSLKMDAFIKEFPERFFQIGIAEANMIGIAAGLTIGGKIPFTGTFANFSTGRVYDQIRQSVAYSNKNVKICASHAGLTLGEDGATHQILEDIGLMKMLPGMTVINTCDYNQTKAATIAIAEYEGPVYLRFGRPVIPVFTDPDQKFEIGKAWMVNEGTDVTIVATGHMVWKAIEAGEQLAELGIDAEIINIHTIKPLDEAAILKSVKKTGCVVTCEEHNKFGGLGESVARLLSTELPSPQEFVAVNDSFGESGTPDQLMTKYGLDTINIVEAVQKVMKRANK from the coding sequence ATGAAAAAGTACACATATACTGAAAAGAAAGATACCCGTTCTGGTTTTGGAGCAGGATTACTTGAAGCAGGACAGAAAAACCCGGAAGTAGTTGCACTTTGTGCGGATTTAGTAGGTTCTTTGAAAATGGATGCCTTTATTAAAGAATTCCCTGAGCGCTTTTTCCAGATTGGTATTGCCGAAGCAAATATGATCGGTATTGCTGCTGGTTTAACCATTGGTGGTAAAATTCCTTTCACAGGAACTTTCGCCAACTTCTCTACAGGAAGGGTTTATGACCAGATCAGACAGTCTGTTGCTTATTCGAATAAAAATGTAAAAATCTGTGCTTCGCACGCTGGTTTAACACTAGGTGAAGATGGAGCAACTCACCAGATTTTAGAAGATATCGGTTTGATGAAAATGCTTCCAGGCATGACTGTGATCAATACTTGTGATTATAACCAGACTAAAGCGGCGACTATTGCAATTGCTGAATATGAAGGTCCTGTTTATTTACGTTTCGGCAGACCAGTAATTCCTGTATTTACTGATCCTGATCAGAAATTTGAGATTGGAAAAGCATGGATGGTAAACGAAGGTACTGATGTAACGATCGTTGCTACCGGACACATGGTCTGGAAAGCAATTGAAGCTGGTGAGCAATTGGCAGAATTGGGTATTGATGCAGAAATTATCAATATTCACACAATTAAGCCATTGGATGAAGCTGCAATCTTAAAATCTGTGAAGAAAACAGGTTGCGTAGTGACTTGCGAAGAACACAATAAATTTGGTGGTCTTGGAGAGAGTGTAGCCAGATTATTGTCTACAGAACTTCCTTCACCTCAGGAATTTGTAGCCGTAAATGATAGCTTCGGAGAAAGCGGTACTCCTGATCAATTGATGACTAAGTACGGTTTGGATACGATCAATATTGTTGAAGCTGTTCAAAAAGTAATGAAAAGAGCCAATAAATAA
- a CDS encoding aspartate aminotransferase family protein, whose amino-acid sequence MLTQRQLFLQHNAQTTLEPLLLEFTKASGMYLYDTAGKKHLDLIAGIGVSNVGHCHPAVVNAVKEQVENYMHIMVYGEFVQSPQVNFAKALADVLPGHLNCTYFVNSGAEAVEGAMKLAKRYTGRSEIISCHNSYHGSTQGALSLMGNEEFKQAYRPLLPDIRFINFNVIADLDLITERTAAVFMETVQGEAGLRTADKAYFEALRAKCTATGTLLVLDEIQCGFGRTGKMFGFEHYGIAPDILLLAKGIGGGMPIGAFISSTEIMRALATNPILGHLTTFGGHPVSCAAGLATLQTIQKENIVNGVEEKGELFKKLLVHPAIKEVRGKGLMMAIEFENFEINKKIIDACIADGVISDWFLHCSNSMRVAPPLIITKEEIEYACEVILKNVAEIVPSV is encoded by the coding sequence ATGCTTACACAACGTCAATTATTCCTTCAACATAACGCCCAAACTACACTAGAGCCACTTCTTTTAGAATTTACTAAAGCCAGCGGTATGTATCTTTATGATACTGCAGGCAAAAAACACCTGGATTTAATTGCCGGTATTGGTGTGAGTAATGTTGGCCATTGTCACCCTGCCGTAGTAAATGCGGTAAAGGAACAAGTGGAAAACTACATGCACATTATGGTTTATGGCGAATTCGTTCAGAGTCCGCAGGTAAACTTTGCTAAAGCTCTAGCAGATGTACTTCCAGGTCACTTAAACTGTACTTATTTCGTTAATTCCGGTGCAGAAGCCGTAGAAGGTGCCATGAAACTGGCTAAACGATATACCGGTCGCTCGGAAATAATTTCCTGCCATAATTCTTATCATGGCAGTACTCAAGGGGCCTTAAGCTTAATGGGCAACGAAGAATTCAAACAAGCCTACAGACCATTACTTCCCGATATCCGTTTTATCAATTTTAATGTGATCGCAGACCTGGATCTGATTACAGAACGTACCGCAGCTGTATTTATGGAGACCGTACAAGGTGAAGCTGGCCTTAGAACTGCCGATAAAGCCTATTTTGAAGCACTAAGAGCAAAATGTACGGCCACAGGCACCTTATTAGTACTTGACGAAATTCAATGCGGTTTTGGACGCACTGGAAAGATGTTTGGCTTTGAACATTACGGAATTGCTCCTGACATTCTTTTATTGGCTAAAGGTATCGGTGGCGGTATGCCTATCGGTGCATTTATCAGTTCTACGGAGATTATGAGGGCCTTGGCAACAAATCCTATTTTAGGACACCTGACTACCTTTGGCGGTCACCCAGTAAGCTGTGCAGCAGGTTTAGCCACTTTGCAAACCATCCAAAAAGAAAACATTGTAAATGGTGTAGAAGAAAAAGGAGAATTATTTAAAAAATTATTGGTTCACCCTGCCATCAAAGAGGTACGTGGAAAAGGCTTAATGATGGCTATCGAGTTTGAAAACTTTGAGATTAATAAAAAAATCATTGATGCCTGTATTGCGGATGGTGTGATCAGCGATTGGTTCCTGCATTGCAGTAATTCTATGCGCGTAGCTCCACCATTGATCATCACAAAGGAAGAAATTGAATACGCCTGCGAGGTGATTCTAAAAAATGTAGCAGAAATAGTTCCTTCCGTTTAA
- the bcp gene encoding thioredoxin-dependent thiol peroxidase, with amino-acid sequence MTELTAGQAAPDFTATDQDGNPISLNQFKGKKVVLYFYPKDNTPGCTAEACDFRDNYQGLIAKGIVVLGVSIDSEQSHQKFASKYELPFTLIADPDKKIVEAYGVWGEKNMYGKKYMGTNRKTFLIDENGVITHIIAKVDTKNATAQVLELLNA; translated from the coding sequence ATGACTGAATTAACAGCAGGTCAGGCAGCGCCTGATTTTACCGCAACAGATCAGGATGGAAATCCGATTTCCCTGAACCAGTTCAAAGGAAAAAAAGTGGTACTTTACTTCTATCCAAAAGACAATACTCCGGGTTGCACTGCGGAGGCATGTGATTTCAGAGACAATTACCAGGGCTTAATAGCGAAGGGTATTGTGGTATTGGGAGTAAGTATCGATTCTGAGCAATCTCACCAGAAATTTGCCAGCAAATACGAACTTCCTTTTACCTTAATTGCTGATCCTGACAAAAAGATCGTGGAGGCTTATGGGGTTTGGGGCGAGAAGAATATGTATGGTAAAAAGTATATGGGCACCAATAGAAAAACTTTCCTGATTGATGAAAATGGCGTCATTACACACATCATAGCGAAAGTGGATACAAAGAATGCAACAGCTCAGGTATTGGAATTATTAAACGCATAA
- a CDS encoding RNA polymerase sigma factor, with the protein MKQVEDSEILEKFSSKETRNEAFNLLLQKYQQKIYWHIRRLVIDHDDTDDLVQEVFVKVWKNLEKFRSDSKLYTWIYRIATNESITFLNKKKQRNNTPLDDVSEELAESLVASSYFNGDKIQMKLQQALLTLPEKQRLIFNMKYFDDLKYEEIAEITGTSVGALKASFHIAVKKVETFMLNEDITF; encoded by the coding sequence ATGAAGCAGGTTGAAGATTCAGAAATTTTAGAGAAATTCTCCAGTAAAGAGACTCGCAATGAAGCCTTTAACCTGCTTCTTCAAAAGTACCAGCAAAAGATCTACTGGCATATCCGCCGGTTGGTGATCGACCATGATGATACGGATGACCTGGTTCAGGAAGTTTTCGTGAAAGTCTGGAAAAATCTGGAGAAGTTCCGCAGCGATTCCAAGTTGTATACCTGGATCTATCGCATAGCCACCAATGAATCTATTACTTTTCTGAATAAAAAGAAACAACGCAACAATACGCCATTAGATGATGTTTCTGAAGAATTGGCGGAAAGCCTGGTCGCTTCTTCTTATTTCAATGGGGATAAAATACAGATGAAATTACAGCAGGCATTGTTGACTTTACCAGAAAAACAACGTCTCATTTTTAACATGAAGTATTTTGATGACCTCAAATATGAAGAGATTGCGGAGATCACAGGAACTAGTGTAGGTGCCTTAAAAGCCTCTTTTCATATTGCAGTAAAAAAAGTGGAAACTTTTATGCTAAATGAGGACATTACCTTTTAA
- a CDS encoding M23 family metallopeptidase, giving the protein MIKAKLLLLSLLFFSFAANAQQVFSTQKYPLVDFRSPLDIVPPALAGSFGELRPNHFHSGMDFRTNQREGYPVYAIADGYVSRLRVQNSGFGLAIYLTHPNGYTSVYGHLSRFNSKIAQQVKSLQYQKKSYELDTFPSNLLLPVRKGDIIAYTGNTGSSGGPHLHFEIRDTKTEAIINPQLFGFEIPDNIPPVIYAMYVYRLNHLPFNELTPKQYFQVVGGSGNYALNQVNTIHLDGEVGFGVISTDKHNGASGTNGVYSIELELDGKIVFTSAMERFKFENSKAINSHIDYPTFINTKKSIQKSFVDPGNPLGIYSNLVNNGRIEFNDGKLHQLKYIITDGKGNKSVLQFKVQSDPKAVIKTPEQAAGIPYAYGNINEFNNSEVKVIFPKGTLYNDLNFQYKAFPRPAGNAFSAAHQIHNSLTPLHLGFELWIKADSSLSKYKEKALIVNSGGGAQGGSFDNGYVKATPRNFGRFHIAIDTIPPSLTPLNISDGKNMAGISKMSFKLRDNLSGLKSFNGYVDGKWILMEFDAKTASLWHTFDGSIAPGKHTLEVIVSDMKGNNRNYSITFYK; this is encoded by the coding sequence ATGATAAAAGCGAAATTGTTATTGCTGAGCCTGCTGTTTTTTAGTTTTGCAGCAAATGCCCAACAAGTTTTTAGTACCCAGAAATATCCATTGGTAGATTTCAGGTCACCACTGGATATTGTTCCTCCGGCACTGGCTGGTTCTTTTGGAGAGCTCCGCCCTAATCATTTTCATTCAGGAATGGATTTTCGCACCAATCAGCGGGAGGGTTATCCGGTATATGCCATCGCCGATGGCTACGTTTCGCGTCTAAGGGTTCAGAACAGTGGTTTCGGACTAGCAATTTACCTGACCCACCCTAATGGATATACATCGGTTTATGGCCATTTATCGCGTTTTAATTCTAAAATTGCGCAACAGGTGAAAAGCTTACAGTATCAAAAAAAATCTTATGAGCTAGATACCTTCCCTTCAAACCTACTGTTGCCTGTCCGCAAGGGGGATATTATTGCTTATACAGGTAATACCGGAAGCTCTGGTGGTCCTCATTTACACTTTGAAATTAGAGATACCAAGACAGAAGCGATCATTAACCCACAATTATTTGGCTTCGAAATCCCTGACAATATTCCTCCGGTAATTTATGCGATGTACGTTTACCGCTTAAACCATTTACCTTTTAATGAACTGACACCAAAGCAGTATTTTCAGGTAGTGGGTGGTTCCGGAAATTACGCCTTGAATCAGGTGAACACGATTCATTTAGACGGAGAGGTTGGATTTGGAGTGATCAGTACCGACAAACACAATGGTGCTTCGGGTACCAATGGCGTATATTCTATTGAATTGGAGCTGGATGGTAAAATTGTTTTCACTTCTGCGATGGAACGTTTCAAATTTGAAAACAGCAAAGCAATCAATTCCCACATTGACTATCCTACATTTATAAATACGAAGAAAAGTATTCAAAAGAGTTTTGTAGATCCTGGTAATCCATTAGGTATATATAGCAATCTTGTGAATAATGGCAGAATAGAGTTTAATGATGGCAAATTGCATCAGTTAAAATACATCATCACTGATGGGAAAGGAAATAAAAGCGTGCTGCAGTTCAAGGTGCAATCGGATCCGAAAGCGGTAATTAAAACACCAGAACAAGCTGCTGGTATTCCTTACGCTTATGGCAATATAAACGAATTTAACAATTCAGAAGTAAAAGTGATCTTTCCTAAAGGTACTTTGTATAATGACCTGAACTTCCAGTATAAAGCTTTTCCTAGGCCTGCAGGAAATGCTTTTTCTGCAGCACATCAGATTCATAACAGCTTGACACCACTTCACCTGGGTTTTGAGCTTTGGATTAAAGCCGACAGCAGTTTGTCGAAGTATAAAGAAAAAGCATTGATCGTTAATTCTGGTGGGGGTGCTCAAGGCGGCAGTTTCGACAATGGTTATGTGAAAGCCACACCAAGGAACTTTGGCCGTTTCCACATTGCAATAGATACCATTCCTCCTAGCCTGACGCCTTTAAATATCAGCGATGGTAAGAATATGGCAGGAATTAGTAAGATGTCATTCAAATTAAGAGATAACCTTTCCGGCTTGAAAAGCTTTAATGGCTATGTAGACGGCAAATGGATTTTGATGGAATTTGACGCTAAAACTGCCAGTTTATGGCATACTTTTGATGGCAGTATTGCGCCGGGGAAACATACCCTGGAAGTGATTGTGAGCGACATGAAAGGCAACAATAGAAATTATTCAATTACATTTTATAAATAG